The following coding sequences lie in one Terriglobia bacterium genomic window:
- a CDS encoding electron transfer flavoprotein subunit alpha/FixB family protein — MRIFAYIEHKAGAADDSAAELAAAARKIDPSTLPTAIVTGWGADLDAVCQALPGSYGEIWKMAHEALAYPNAELVRQALVKVLPRGSILLVPHDHFGLDLSPGLSVKLNAAFVPDVLQIEAVDGTHLNLVRQEFSGQVSAHVRCDISAGAVISVRPGAFKPLESAATAAPVVEKSSAIGALAAKRRYLGRLAAEAGDVDISKQPILVSVGRGIQEQDNVAIAQELADAMGAVVSCSRPVVDAKWMPKSRQVGTSGKTVKPKVYLACGISGAFQHLAGIKGNAFIIAINKNPRAPIFQVADVGIVTDMLEFLPQLTNKINEMHCVKH; from the coding sequence ATGAGGATTTTCGCGTACATCGAGCACAAGGCCGGAGCGGCCGACGATTCCGCGGCTGAGCTGGCGGCGGCCGCAAGAAAGATCGATCCCTCGACGCTGCCCACGGCGATTGTCACCGGTTGGGGCGCGGACCTGGATGCCGTCTGCCAAGCCCTCCCGGGTTCTTATGGCGAGATATGGAAGATGGCGCACGAGGCCCTTGCCTACCCGAACGCCGAGCTGGTGCGGCAGGCGCTGGTGAAGGTCTTGCCGCGCGGCAGCATCCTGCTGGTCCCGCACGATCACTTCGGGCTCGATTTGTCACCGGGACTTTCCGTGAAGTTGAACGCAGCGTTTGTCCCCGACGTGTTGCAGATTGAGGCAGTGGACGGGACTCATCTCAACCTGGTCCGCCAGGAATTCAGCGGGCAGGTTAGCGCACATGTGCGCTGCGACATTTCCGCGGGAGCGGTGATCAGTGTGCGGCCGGGCGCGTTCAAGCCGCTGGAGAGCGCCGCCACCGCGGCCCCGGTGGTCGAGAAGTCATCCGCAATCGGCGCGCTGGCCGCGAAGCGGCGCTATCTCGGACGGCTGGCGGCGGAGGCGGGCGATGTGGACATCAGCAAGCAACCCATCCTGGTCTCCGTCGGGAGAGGAATCCAGGAGCAGGACAATGTGGCGATCGCACAGGAACTGGCCGACGCGATGGGCGCAGTGGTGAGCTGCTCGCGTCCGGTGGTGGATGCCAAGTGGATGCCAAAGTCGCGCCAGGTCGGGACATCGGGAAAGACAGTGAAACCGAAGGTGTACTTGGCGTGCGGTATCAGCGGGGCCTTCCAGCACCTGGCCGGGATCAAGGGGAATGCATTCATCATTGCCATCAACAAGAACCCCAGAGCTCCCATCTTCCAGGTGGCCGACGTTGGAATCGTCACCGACATGCTGGAGTTCCTGCCGCAGTTGACCAACAAGATCAACGAAATGCATTGCGTGAAGCACTGA
- a CDS encoding acyl-CoA dehydrogenase family protein: MIANKTLKLSLKSLRDFAKKRLPDETLLDLDERDECPLEIVQHMCSPDKLGIQLLFIPEDYGGMGGGAFDVYCVCEEMARIDLGIATAVLATFLGSDPIRVGATPEQKKKWLSRIADEGILFAYGATEPEAGSDLGALKTTADPVKQDGRTVGYKINGNKQWISNGGVADAYTVLANTPAGPGWFIVEKGAKGFTHDEPEEKHGIRLSNTAALAFNDVYVDADRLIGGVEGQGLLQAQAVFGYTRLMVAAFGLGAGWAALDRAIPYSTKRIQAGAPLSEKQGYTHKLIVPPVARLEAARAYIEETAARIDAGGEGSLNTEGAIAKYMATEAGNQAAEASIQALGGYGYTHEYMVEKISRDVRITTIYEGTSEIMEMTISRDRWQVHLKTRGQHYHEEARKLEALHARHPDVGAGIAALASHALAEVMERARVARLTRYQHILLRLGELIAFAECAGCLSRRAALASENRLHEKTNRRFDATALEMLSRVFAREAALKVAQEGLRLVIGAGGVADADLPALEAALQMPAIHRAQAGWLADMDSIADVLYDRAAKSALKSALMSA; the protein is encoded by the coding sequence ATGATTGCAAACAAAACGCTGAAACTCAGCTTGAAGTCGCTCCGGGACTTCGCCAAGAAACGCCTGCCGGACGAGACGCTTCTGGACCTGGACGAGCGCGACGAATGTCCGCTGGAAATTGTTCAGCACATGTGCAGCCCCGACAAGCTCGGGATCCAGCTCCTGTTCATTCCCGAAGACTACGGCGGCATGGGCGGAGGGGCGTTCGACGTGTACTGCGTCTGCGAGGAGATGGCGCGCATTGACCTGGGCATCGCCACCGCCGTGCTGGCCACCTTCCTGGGCAGTGATCCGATCAGGGTCGGTGCGACTCCGGAGCAAAAGAAGAAGTGGCTGAGCCGCATCGCCGACGAGGGAATCCTGTTCGCCTACGGCGCCACCGAACCGGAAGCGGGCAGCGACCTGGGCGCACTAAAAACGACGGCCGATCCCGTCAAACAGGATGGACGGACGGTGGGTTACAAGATCAACGGCAACAAGCAATGGATCAGCAACGGCGGCGTAGCCGACGCGTACACCGTGCTGGCGAACACGCCCGCGGGTCCGGGTTGGTTCATCGTGGAAAAGGGCGCCAAGGGTTTTACGCACGACGAACCCGAAGAGAAACACGGCATCCGCCTGAGCAACACGGCTGCGCTCGCGTTCAATGACGTCTACGTGGACGCCGACCGGCTGATCGGCGGCGTGGAAGGACAGGGATTGCTCCAAGCGCAGGCCGTATTCGGTTACACGCGCCTGATGGTGGCGGCGTTTGGCCTGGGCGCGGGCTGGGCCGCGCTCGATCGCGCCATACCCTACTCGACCAAGCGCATCCAGGCCGGCGCGCCACTCTCGGAAAAGCAGGGCTATACGCACAAGCTGATCGTGCCGCCGGTGGCTCGGCTTGAGGCCGCCCGCGCATATATCGAGGAAACGGCGGCGCGCATTGACGCCGGCGGCGAAGGCAGCTTGAACACCGAAGGCGCGATTGCGAAGTACATGGCAACCGAGGCCGGCAATCAGGCTGCCGAAGCCAGCATCCAGGCACTCGGCGGCTATGGCTACACGCACGAGTACATGGTGGAGAAGATCAGCCGCGACGTTCGCATTACCACCATCTACGAAGGCACCTCCGAGATCATGGAGATGACGATCAGCCGCGACCGCTGGCAGGTGCACTTGAAAACACGCGGCCAGCACTACCACGAAGAGGCGCGCAAGCTGGAGGCGCTGCACGCGCGGCATCCGGACGTGGGCGCCGGGATCGCTGCACTGGCGTCGCATGCCTTGGCCGAAGTGATGGAGCGGGCGAGGGTCGCGCGCCTCACCCGCTACCAGCACATTCTCCTGCGCCTCGGCGAGCTGATCGCTTTCGCCGAATGTGCCGGCTGTTTATCTCGCCGGGCGGCGCTCGCGTCGGAAAACCGGCTGCACGAGAAAACGAATCGCCGTTTCGATGCGACCGCTTTGGAAATGCTCAGCCGGGTTTTTGCGCGCGAGGCAGCACTCAAGGTCGCGCAAGAAGGATTGCGTCTGGTCATCGGCGCGGGCGGCGTAGCTGACGCCGACCTGCCAGCGTTGGAAGCGGCTTTACAAATGCCCGCCATTCACCGTGCACAAGCGGGTTGGTTGGCCGACATGGATAGCATTGCGGACGTCCTCTACGATCGCGCCGCCAAGAGCGCACTCAAGAGCGCACTCATGTCCGCCTAA